The proteins below are encoded in one region of Phenylobacterium zucineum HLK1:
- a CDS encoding efflux RND transporter permease subunit — MIGRILDFSVRFRWTIVFLVALVAALGLYNLVRLPIDAVPDITNKQVQINTVAPALAPAEVEKLVTYPVETAMAGIPGLQSTRSISRNGFSQVTVVFAERTDVYFARQQVAERLIQARESLPEGAQPMMGPISTGLGEVLMWTVEYEHPGGRSAPRRDGQPGWQSDGAYLTVTGERLTDPVAQAAYLREVQDWIVRPQMRSVAGVAGVDSIGGYDKQFVVTPNPTRLAAYGVSFSELSRALEAANLTVGANFVERAGEAFLVRTDARVRTADEIARAVVATRGGVAIAVRDVAEVKIGGALRTGAASENGEEVVVGTVLMLTGENSRTVARASAERLEEIAKTMPPGVRLQVVYDRSKLVNATIKTVEKNLAEGALLVIVVLFLLLGNIRAAIITALVIPLSMLMTAIGMNRLGVSGNLMSLGALDFGLIVDGAVIIVENSLRRLAERQHHEGRLLTLQERLGETREAAREMIQPTVYGQAIILLVYAPLLTFTGVEGKTFSPMAITVMLALAAAFILSLTFVPAMIALLIRGKVAEKEVRPIRWAKTRYEPLLRKTIGRPWPVILAAAAVFVAAGVVFGFLGREFAPQLDEKDMAVQALRIPSTSLEQSLRMQRQVERTIASFPEVAYVYSKTGTAEVASDPMPPNASDSFIILKPQEEWPNKGESKAELVTRMEERLEGLTGNVFEFTQPIQMRFNELIAGVRGDVAIKIYGDDLDALAQAAGQVANVLQTVPGAADVKAEQTTGFPTLDITVDRDAIGRLGLTVEEVADTIAVAMGGRESGLVFQGDRRFDIVVRLPNAIRNDLEAVAALPVLLPEDGSGVRRSVPLRDVARFAYSEGLNQVSRENGKRRVVVQANVRGNDLGSFVAEAQRKVESEVKLPPGAWVEWGGQYENLKAAQARLALVVPLCFLLIFALLYMALGGVKPALGVFSAIPLALAGGVFALAARGMPFSVSAAVGFIALSGVAVLNGLVMMTAIRQRLERGASLDHAIVDGAMERLRPVLMTGLVASLGFVPMALATETGAEVQRPLATVVIGGLVTATALTLFVLPAICRLILRPTPR, encoded by the coding sequence ATGATCGGCCGCATCCTGGATTTTTCGGTCCGCTTCCGCTGGACCATCGTCTTCCTCGTCGCCCTGGTGGCGGCGTTGGGCCTCTACAATCTGGTCCGGCTGCCGATCGACGCGGTGCCGGACATCACCAACAAGCAGGTGCAGATCAATACGGTCGCCCCGGCGCTCGCGCCGGCGGAGGTCGAAAAGCTGGTGACCTACCCCGTGGAGACCGCGATGGCGGGAATCCCGGGCCTGCAGAGCACCCGCTCGATCTCGCGCAACGGCTTCAGCCAGGTCACCGTGGTCTTCGCCGAGCGGACGGATGTCTACTTCGCCCGCCAGCAGGTCGCCGAACGGCTCATCCAGGCCCGCGAAAGCCTTCCTGAAGGCGCCCAGCCGATGATGGGCCCGATCTCGACCGGCCTCGGCGAGGTCCTGATGTGGACCGTCGAATACGAGCATCCGGGCGGCCGCAGCGCGCCGCGCCGGGACGGCCAGCCAGGGTGGCAATCCGATGGCGCGTACCTGACCGTCACCGGCGAGCGCCTGACCGATCCGGTCGCGCAGGCCGCCTACCTGCGCGAAGTCCAGGACTGGATCGTCCGACCGCAGATGCGGAGTGTGGCCGGCGTCGCCGGCGTGGACTCCATTGGCGGCTACGACAAGCAGTTCGTGGTCACGCCAAACCCAACTCGACTGGCCGCCTACGGGGTCTCCTTCTCTGAGCTTTCCCGAGCGCTGGAGGCCGCCAACCTGACAGTGGGCGCGAACTTCGTTGAACGCGCCGGCGAGGCCTTCCTCGTGCGCACCGACGCGCGGGTGCGGACGGCCGACGAGATCGCGCGAGCGGTCGTCGCGACGCGCGGCGGCGTGGCCATTGCAGTGCGCGACGTGGCCGAGGTCAAGATCGGCGGCGCCCTGCGCACCGGCGCAGCCTCGGAGAACGGTGAGGAAGTCGTCGTCGGCACCGTTCTGATGCTCACGGGGGAGAACAGCCGGACGGTGGCGCGGGCCTCCGCCGAGCGGCTGGAGGAGATCGCCAAGACCATGCCGCCGGGCGTGCGCCTGCAGGTGGTCTACGACCGCTCAAAGCTGGTCAACGCGACGATCAAGACGGTCGAGAAGAATCTGGCCGAAGGCGCCTTGCTGGTGATCGTCGTGCTCTTCCTGCTGCTCGGCAACATCCGGGCCGCGATCATCACCGCCCTCGTGATCCCATTGTCGATGCTGATGACCGCCATCGGCATGAACCGGCTCGGCGTCTCGGGAAACCTGATGAGCCTGGGCGCGCTCGATTTCGGGCTCATCGTCGATGGCGCGGTGATCATCGTGGAGAACAGCCTTCGGCGACTGGCCGAACGGCAGCACCACGAGGGCCGGCTGCTGACCCTCCAGGAGCGCCTCGGGGAAACCCGCGAGGCCGCCCGGGAGATGATCCAGCCGACGGTCTATGGCCAGGCGATCATTCTTCTCGTCTATGCGCCGCTCCTCACCTTCACCGGCGTGGAAGGCAAGACCTTCTCGCCGATGGCGATCACAGTGATGCTCGCCCTGGCCGCGGCCTTCATCCTGTCGCTCACCTTCGTGCCGGCGATGATCGCCCTCCTGATCCGCGGCAAGGTGGCTGAGAAGGAGGTCCGCCCGATCCGCTGGGCGAAGACGCGGTACGAGCCGTTGCTCCGAAAGACAATCGGTCGTCCCTGGCCCGTGATCTTGGCGGCGGCCGCCGTGTTCGTCGCCGCTGGCGTGGTCTTCGGCTTCCTCGGGCGGGAATTCGCGCCGCAGCTGGATGAGAAGGACATGGCGGTCCAGGCGCTGCGCATCCCCTCCACCTCGCTGGAGCAGTCTTTGCGGATGCAGCGACAAGTGGAGCGCACGATCGCCAGCTTCCCGGAGGTCGCCTACGTCTACTCCAAGACCGGGACGGCGGAGGTCGCCAGCGACCCGATGCCCCCGAACGCCTCGGACAGCTTCATCATCCTGAAGCCGCAGGAGGAATGGCCGAACAAGGGCGAGTCGAAAGCCGAGCTCGTCACGCGGATGGAAGAGCGGCTGGAAGGCCTCACCGGCAATGTGTTCGAGTTCACCCAACCGATCCAGATGCGCTTCAACGAGCTCATCGCCGGCGTGCGTGGTGACGTCGCGATCAAGATCTATGGCGACGACCTCGATGCGCTGGCCCAGGCGGCGGGGCAGGTGGCGAACGTGCTCCAGACCGTCCCGGGGGCGGCCGACGTCAAGGCCGAACAGACGACGGGCTTCCCGACCCTCGATATCACAGTCGACCGCGACGCGATCGGCCGCCTCGGCCTCACCGTCGAGGAGGTCGCCGACACCATCGCCGTGGCCATGGGCGGCCGGGAATCCGGCCTCGTCTTCCAGGGCGACCGCCGGTTCGACATCGTCGTGCGTCTGCCGAACGCCATCCGCAACGACCTCGAGGCCGTGGCCGCCTTGCCGGTGCTCCTGCCGGAAGATGGCAGCGGCGTCCGGCGGTCCGTGCCGCTCCGCGACGTTGCGCGGTTCGCCTATTCTGAAGGGCTGAACCAAGTGAGCCGGGAGAACGGCAAGCGCCGCGTTGTGGTGCAGGCGAACGTCCGCGGCAACGACCTCGGCTCCTTCGTGGCCGAGGCGCAGCGGAAGGTCGAAAGCGAGGTCAAGCTCCCGCCCGGCGCCTGGGTCGAGTGGGGCGGACAGTACGAGAACCTGAAGGCCGCGCAGGCGCGACTGGCGCTTGTCGTGCCGCTCTGTTTCCTGCTGATCTTCGCCCTGCTCTACATGGCCCTGGGCGGGGTGAAGCCGGCGCTCGGGGTCTTCTCGGCCATTCCGCTCGCCCTGGCGGGCGGGGTGTTCGCCTTGGCCGCGCGCGGCATGCCATTCTCGGTCTCCGCCGCGGTCGGGTTCATCGCCCTGTCCGGGGTGGCGGTGCTGAACGGCCTGGTGATGATGACGGCCATTCGGCAGCGGCTGGAGAGGGGGGCCTCTCTCGACCATGCCATCGTCGACGGGGCGATGGAGCGGCTGCGCCCAGTGCTGATGACCGGGCTCGTGGCGTCGCTCGGCTTCGTGCCTATGGCGCTCGCCACCGAGACTGGCGCGGAGGTCCAACGGCCGCTCGCCACCGTGGTCATCGGCGGACTGGTGACAGCCACGGCCCTGACCCTGTTCGTGCTGCCGGCCATCTGTCGCCTGATCTTGCGACCGACTCCGCGTTGA
- a CDS encoding universal stress protein yields MTYADIVVDATPSPTVRQTLEVAAEFAEAYGGSLSVAAFAWPRASTLNEALLGNAGGSALQALAFGEVLESTQAIHGEVFADRQVVTDWCSGISDPNLILNEHLLTADLAILGASASGQFARVDATALAAHSGAPVLQIGSRRPRVPFRQVLVAWKDSREARRSVHEALPLLRRAERVVVLGVGDEVRSERLAQVADHLARHQVAATHLHLSKGGAGACAQILQHAETEGCDLLVSGAYSRPRYSERVFGGVTRELVQGLPIAWLLAH; encoded by the coding sequence ATGACCTATGCCGATATCGTGGTGGATGCGACCCCCAGCCCCACAGTCCGTCAGACCCTGGAGGTGGCGGCCGAGTTCGCCGAGGCGTACGGCGGCTCTCTCTCGGTCGCCGCGTTCGCTTGGCCACGCGCCTCGACGCTGAACGAAGCGCTCCTTGGCAACGCGGGCGGGTCCGCGCTTCAAGCCTTGGCCTTCGGCGAGGTCCTCGAGAGCACGCAGGCGATCCATGGCGAGGTCTTCGCTGACCGCCAGGTCGTCACCGACTGGTGCTCGGGCATCTCGGATCCGAATCTGATCCTGAACGAGCATCTGCTCACAGCGGACCTGGCGATCCTCGGCGCCTCGGCGAGCGGACAATTCGCGAGGGTCGACGCGACGGCGCTTGCCGCCCACTCCGGCGCGCCGGTTCTGCAGATCGGATCGCGCCGGCCGCGCGTCCCGTTTCGGCAGGTCCTGGTCGCGTGGAAGGACAGCCGGGAAGCTAGGCGGTCCGTCCATGAGGCGCTCCCGCTTCTGAGGCGCGCCGAGCGCGTCGTCGTCCTCGGCGTCGGCGACGAGGTCAGGAGTGAGCGCTTGGCGCAGGTCGCCGACCATCTGGCGCGACACCAGGTCGCCGCAACTCATCTTCACCTCTCCAAGGGCGGCGCTGGCGCTTGCGCACAGATCCTGCAGCACGCCGAAACCGAGGGATGTGATCTCCTGGTGAGCGGCGCCTACAGCCGCCCTCGGTACAGCGAAAGGGTCTTCGGCGGCGTCACGCGGGAGCTTGTGCAGGGCCTGCCAATAGCCTGGCTTTTGGCGCACTGA